Genomic window (Streptomyces sp. NBC_00078):
GCGGCCGCACTCCATGGCGCTCATGCAGGGAATGCACGGGATACACGGGATGCATGGGATGCATGGGATGCACGCCATGCAGGGCATGCGCATGGCCCCCACCCAGGCCCTGACACCGCACGCCACCGCCGCCCATGTCGGAGCTGCCGTGGTGCTGACCTGGTGGCTGCGGCGCGGCGAGGCCGCGGTGTGGTCGCTGCTGCGCCGGGCCGCCACGCTCGTACCCGGCCTCGCGGCCTGGTGGCAGGCGCGCGGCGGGGCGTGGCGGGTGCCGGTCGCGCGGGACGCCGTACGGCTGTGCGCCGACGGTGCGTGGCCGCGGCGGCGGCTGTTGCTGCGGCACGCGGTGCAGCGGCGCGGTCCGCCGCCGGGGATGTCGTACGCGATCTGACCTCGACATCCCTTCCCCAGTACGGAGATCCACCCACTCATGTCCACTGCACGTACCGCCCTGCGCCGCGCCGGTGTCGTCACCGCCCTGGCCGCCGCCGGCGTCCTGACCGCGGCCGGTGTCGCCTCCGCGCACGTCACCGTCCACCCCGACAGCTACGCGAAGGGCGCCACGGACGGCGTCCTGAGCTTCCGTGTCCCCAACGAGGAGGACACGGCGAGCACCACCAAGGTGCAGGTCTTCCTGCCCACCGACCACCCCGTCCTCGGCGTGCTCGTCTCGCCGCCGCAGAGCGGCTGGACGGCGAAGGTCACGAACACGAAACTGAAGACACCCGTCAAGACCGACGACGGCACCATCACCGACGCGGTCTCCGAGATCACCTGGACGGGCGGGAAGATCGGCGCGGGCCAGTACCAGGACTTCAACGTCGCCTTCGGTCAACTGCCCGACAACACCGACCAGTTGACCTTCAAGACCCTGCAGACCTACTCCGACGGCAAGACCGTCCGCTGGATCGAGGAGGCACAGTCGGGCGGGGACGAGCCGGAGAACCCGGCGCCGGTCCTCAAGCTCACCGCCAAGGGCGCCGAGGAGGGCGGCACCCCGGCCGCCTCGGCGAAGGCGTCGAACAGCTCCGGCAGCGCCGGCAGTCCCGCGTCGGCCTCCGCCGGCAGCAGCGACTCGACCGCCCGCGGGCTCGGGGTCGCCGGGCTGGTCGTGGGGGTGCTGGGCCTCGCGGCGGCGGCGTTCGCCCTCGTACGCAACCGCTCCAACAGGGCCGAGTAGTACAGCGGCACACCCGCCTGCCCGGACCGCCGCGACCGGACCGGGCAGGCGGTGCTCATACACCCGGGCGGGGAGCGTGCGGCCCGCCCGGCTCCGCCGCCGGCACCTGATCCTGGACGCGGAGTTAACCGTGGACGCGCCGCGTTCGGCCTGGGCCGGAACCAGACGGGCATGATCCGCGGCCTCACCACCGTCGCCGCCACGCTCCGCTTCGTGCGTACGGCGGCCTGACGCACCCCGCTGACCGGCCTGAGTTACTGTCAACTCACCTGACGTACCGTCAACCAGCCTGACGGGCCTGGGAGTCGCCGCGCTCCACCAGCTGGACGTCGGTGCTCGACAGGGTCTGCGGCGTCCCCGTGAAGGCCCGCAGGCGGACGCGGGTGCCCGGTTTGACGGGCAGCGCGTACGTCCCGTCGGCCGGCCTGATCTCCATCCGTACGGTGCTGTGCGCGGGAACCATGGCCGGGCCCCGCACCAGCGACCAGTACTTGCCCGAGCCCTGGTTCGTGGTCAGCATGAAGTGGGGCGTCAGGGCGCTGTCGTCCACATTGGTGACCCGCAGCGTCAGCCGGGAGACGAAGCCGGCCGAGACGCGCCGCACCGCGGCGACCCGCATCTGCAGCGGCGGCGAACCGGTGACCGCCACGGCAGCGCTCACCAGCGCCGGGGAGACCACGAGCGCGGACATCGCGACCAGCGCCGTACGGCGGCGCGGGCCGTTCAGTGGACGCGGCCGCGGCTGCCAGGCGCGGACGAACTCCGACGGGGGAGCGGTGACCGCCGCCGCCAGCCACAGCGGCGTCATCAGGTAGTAGCCGTCCTGGGACCGGGTCGCCAGGTAGAAGGCGCACCAGGGCAGCACGGTCGCCGCGGGGCCCAGACGGCGCATGAACAGCACCAGCAGCGCGAGCAGGGCCGCGGCCAGCAGCAGACTCGCGTGCCCGTACCAGTCGAGCCGGTCGCTGCCGTCGGTGAAGTACAGGGAGACGTCCCCGAGGCCCTGCCCGTGCAGCGTCGCGCCCTGTGTCAGCGGCAGCGCGATGCCCGCGACCCAGGTGCCCGGCTCGCTCACGACGAAGTACGTGTTGATCAGCAGCCAGACGGTGGCGGCGATACCGACGAACCGCAGCACCACCACCGTCGCCGCCCGGCCGCCCAGCTCGCCCCGGCGCATCGCATAGATCCCGGCCAGCAGGAACGGCGCCAGGAACCACGGCAGTTGCTGCGCCGCACACGCGACGCCCAGACAGGCGGCCCGCGCCACACCGGCAGGCCCCAGACGCCCGCCCCGCCCGATCCGCGGCCAGCGCACCACCACCGGGATCAGCAGGGCCAGCGCCGTGATCGCGGGATAGCCGAGCCGGCCGTACGTCGGCAGGAAACCGAAGCCGAGACAGGCCATGGTCGCCGCCGACCGCCACGGCGCGGGGAGCATCCGCCACAGCACGACAGTGCCGACGACGAGCGCACCGGTGCTCACCGCCGTCGCCGGGGCGCCGCCCTGGCCCAGCCACAGCAGGGGTGCGGTGAGGAGGGGGGCCAGCGGCGGATAGCCGTACGTGTAGTCGTAGCCGCCGGTGATCGTCGGGGTGAGGGCGATGCCGTGGCCGAACAGCCAGGGCCACGGCTGCCCGTAGACGGCATGACCCTTGACGAGTTCCTGGGCGGCCTGGGTGGTCAGGAGCGCTTCGTCGGAGCCACCGTGGTCCATGGCCCAGGCGCACAGGGCGAGGGCCACCGCGGTCACCAGGACGCACAGGTCCAGGCGTGCCAGCGAGCGGGCCCGGCGTACGACCAGCGCCAGCACGCCGCACACCAGGATCGAGGCGTAGCAGAGCGAGATCACCGCGGCCACGGGCAGGCGGTGGCTGGCCGCCTGAGTCCACACCGTGCGAGTGCCGATGAAGAGGCTGACGTCTGCGAGCAGCGTCAGGACGCGATGCCACTGCGCCGGGGGTTCCGGGACGGCGGACGCCGCCGACTGCGTCCGCCGACCGGGTGCCGCCAGCTGTGTTTCTGCCAAGTGCACGTGACGGGACGCTAGCCGCGCCCGGTGAGCGGGACGTCGCCGGAGGTGAAGAGTCCGGTGTGAGCCCGGTAAGAAGCCTCGATCGGGCAGGAAACCGGTCATATCTGGCGTTGCTCCGGCGTTGTTCCGTCGCTGTCCGACGCCATCTGTCGCCGCTGGGGCGGTTGTGGCGGTCGCGGACCGTGTCGCTGTTGGGCCGAACGGGTGACTTGGCGTAAGAATTGGCTGGTGCAGGCAATAAGTGCGAGTCAGTTCGGGGGGAGCCGGTGAACAGCCACGACATCACCGATGAACAGTGGCAGGGGCTCGCCCAGGTGGTGCCGCTGCGTGGGCGCGACGCCTGGCCGTCATCGGTGGACCACCGCTCGATGCCGGACGCGGATACGGAGCTGCGGCGCCGTTTCGTGGTCCTCAGGGTCAACGTCTTCGCCGATGCCCGCGAGGTCGCCGAGACCCTGATGGCCGGTATCCCCGTCCTGCTCGACCTCAGCAGCGCCGAGACCGAAGTCGCCAAGCGCGTCCTGGACTTCAGCACCGGAGTCGTCTTCGGCCTGGCCAGCGGAATGCACCGCGTCGACCGCAACGTCTTCCTGCTGACCCCGGCGGACACCGAGGTCACCGACCTGATGGAGAGCGCGCGAGCGTCGGGCACCTGAAGTCTCGTCCCCCGATCGTAGGAAGCTCCCCACGCCGTAACGGTTCACCGCACGAGCGGAGCCCTACGGTCCGGACATGACCATGCCCTCCGCGCCCTCCGCGCCCTCTCTGTCCCCTGCGCCGCCGCAGCCCGTCGGGGATCGACCACGGCCGAGCCGGCCCTGTGCCACCGAGTTGCGGCTGTCGGCGTTTGCCGGGCATCGGCGGGCCGGGTTCGCGCTCGGGCCCGTCACCCTCTTCGCCGGGGGCAGTGGGTGCGGGAAGACGAGTGCCCTGCGGGCGTACGAGGCGCTGGCCCGGCTCGGCGGGGGTGCCGAGGTCGGGGAGGTGTTTCCCGACGCGAGCGCGTGCGTGCCCGATCGGGCACGGCCCGACGCCCAGCGGCGGCGTGGATTCCGTATCGGCTGTACGGTCGACGGGCCCGAGGGCGCGGTCCGGCTCGACGTCGCGGTGCAGGCCGAGCCCGAACTGCGCATCGTGGGCGAGCGGTTGACCGCGGGCGGGCTGGTGCTGCTGGAGACGGCCCTGCGTGATCCCTCCCGCCGTACCGTCCAGGCCGCCTGGCACACCGCCGGTTCGGCATCCGTGACCCGGGCTCCGCTGCCCGACGACAGGCTCGGCACCGCACTGCTGCCGCTGCGCGTGGCCGGCAAGACCGACGGACAGCGCCGGGTGCTCGCCGCCGCCGAACAGATGGTCGTCGCCCTGCGGTCCGTCTTCGCCTGCGATCCCCGCCCCGGCCGGATGCGGGCGCCCGTACCGATGGGCTCCGGCCGGCTCCTCGGTGGCTGCGACAACCTCGCCGACGTGCTTTCGCGTACCCGCGCCGAGTGCGGACGGCGGCACGCCCAGCTCGTCGACGCGGTGCGCGCCGGATGCGCGGGACCGGTCGCCGACATGCTCGCCGAGCCGCTCGGCGACGGAACCGTCCGGGCTCTGCTCGACCGCGGCGACGGCTTCATGACTGCTCTACGGCAGCTGGGCGACGGCGAGTTGAGATACGCGGCCCTCGCCCTGGTCCTGCTGACGGGGCCGGGCGTGCTGGAGGTGGACGCAGCCGGCGAGGTGCCCGCCGCGATGCAGACCCTCACCGTCCTCGCCGACGGCTTCGACCGCTCGCTGGACCCACGGCAGCGGCAGGAACTGCTGCGGCTGGCCGTACGGATGGGGGCGCGCGGCCACATCCGTGTCGTGGCCGCGGTCAGCGACGCGTCCTGGGCGGCCGGGACGGACGGAGTCACGGTGGTACACCTGGAGCCGTGACCGATCACCAGGGCGGACCTCCGCACGAATCCCCGCACGCATCCGCGCACGAGCCCCTCGACGTGGTGAAACTGCAGCGCAGGCTGGCCGACTTCGCGGCCGCTCGCAACTGGCAGCCGTACCACACCCCCAAGAACCTCGTCGCCGCGCTCAGCGTGGAGGCCTCCGAACTGGTCGAGATTTTCCAGTGGTTGACGCCGGAGCAGTCGGCCAGGGTCATGGAGGAACCGGACACGGCACACCGGGTGAGGGACGAAGTCGCGGATGTACTCGCCTACTTGCTGCAGTTGTGCGAGGTGCTGGGCGTCGACCCGCTGGAGGCGCTGAACGCGAAGATCGACCGCAACGAACGTAGGTTCCCTGCGCCTTAGGCGCTTGTCGCGAGGGGGAGTTGCCCAGTCCACTTTCACTCTCCGGAGTCAAATTCCTGCCCGAAACCGATTTCTTGTCCGAAGATTTCCGTCTTCCTCTGGCTTTTCTATCCGCACGCACTCACTCTGGGTAGTGGACACCGGAGTTCGGGCGGACGTGCGGGCAGCGCGTCGTGACAGACGGGGGCAGCGGCATGGACGCTGTGTGGCTCATCGTGACGAGCAGACGGGCCCTGGCAGGGAGCGGCGGTGCGCCGGAGACCATGACGGAGGTGTGGCAGGCGCACGCACTGGCACAGGCGATAGGCAGCCGCCTCGCGGTCTCGGGTCCCCCCGAACTGCGGGGCGAGGCGCTGGGGTTGACGGAGCTGGCGGGCCGCGGCTGCGGCGTCCTCGACACGCCGCACCTCGCCACCGAGGACCTGCGTGCGGCCCAGCTCACCGACCTGGGCGACGCCCGGCAGGCCCTGCTCTGCCTGGGCGGCCTTCTCGGCGAGGTGGGCATCGCCCTGGTGGGCCTCGCCTGCGCCGCGGACGACGAGGGCACCTACTGGCAGTGCATGGAGGCCATCGACGCGGCGGACGAGTCCAGGGACCGGGTGCAGCAGATGCTGCGCAAGCTTGCCGACCGGGACGAGGCACTACCCGAGACGGGCCGCAGGCAGGCACTGCCGGAGCGGGAGGCGGGCTAGGCCCGGCGGCCAGGAAGCGCGGCTGCTGCGCGGCCGGCCTGCTCCGAAACCCGAAGACCATCCGAACCCGAAGGCGAACCCGAAGCCCGAACCCGAAGCCCGAGCCCGAAGCCCGTACGCGAAGCCGGAATCTGGAACCCGCAACCGGTCCGGCCCCTGGTCCGGCCCCCGGTCCAGCCCGAAATCTGTGGCCGACCTGATCAGAGATCCGCATCCGGCCCGATCCAGGACCTACAACGCACCCGGTCCGAACGCACGCCCCCTTCGTCGGATCGGGTCTCAGCCGGCTTCGGTGGCCTCCGTGCCCCGTCCCGCCGACTGCAGGTCCGCGTCGAGGGCCGACAGGTCCGCGTTCAGTGCCGCCATCAGCTCCTCCATCTGCTGCAGCAACCCCTTCGGCTGGCCGCCTCCGCCCTGCTGTGGCACGGACTCTTCGGACATGACAGCCTCCTCGGCCCCGGGCCCCTCGGGGAGGCCGATCGGGTGACACTCCGGCGACGACCGCCGACGCGGGCGCCGGGCGGTCCGGCTCCGCACGAGCCAACGATCACCGTCAGAGCGGGTCACTGGCGTGGGCGTGTCCCGGGCGCGGCATTGACGGATTTTCACCCGACCGTGAAGGGGGGTGCACGGAGGGACCGGTGGGATCGACCGGCACCGGTGCGTGCAGGATGGACGCATGGATCTTCGCATCTTCACCGAGCCCCAGCAGGGCGCCTCCTACGACACGTTGCTCGCCGTGGCGAAAGCCACCGAGGACCTCGGTTTCGACGCATTCTTCCGTTCCGACCACTATGTCCGCATGGGCTCGGGCGATGGTCTCCCCGGCCCCACGGACGCCTGGATCACCCTCGCCGGTCTGGCCCGGGAGACCAAGCGCATCCGCCTCGGCACACTGATGACCGCCGGCACCTTCCGGCTGCCCGGCGTGCTCGCCATCCAGGTCGCGCAGGTCGACCAGATGTCGGGCGGACGCGTCGAACTGGGCCTGGGCGCCGGCTGGTTCGAGGAGGAGCACAAGGCGTACGGCATCCCGTTCCCGAAGGAGAAGGTCGGCCGCCTCGAGGAGCAGCTGGAGATCGTCACGGGTCTGTGGCGGACAAAGACCGGCGACACCTTCGACTTCCACGGCAAGTACTACGACCTCACCGACTCGCCCGCGCTGCCCAAGCCCGCCCAGGACCGGATCCCGGTTCTGATCGGCGGCCACGGCGCGACCCGCACCCCGCGCCTCGCGGCCCGCCACGCCGACGAGTTCAACATGCCGTTCGCCTCGGTCGAGGACAGCGAGCGCCAGTTCGGCCGGGTCCGCGCCGCCGCCGAGAAGGCCGGCCGGCGGCCCGACGACCTCACCTACTCCAACGCCCTCGTCGTCTGCGTCGGCAAGGACGACCAGGAGGTCGCCCGCCGCGCCGCCGCGATCGGTCGTGAGGTCGACGAGCTGAAGGCCAACGGCCTCGCGGGTACCCCCTCCGAGGTCGCCGACAAGATCGGCCGCTATGCGGAGATCGGCTCCCGCCGCCTCTACCTCCAGGTCCTCGACCTCGCCGACCTGGACCACCTGGAGCTGATCTCGTCCCAGGTCCAGTCGCAGCTGTCGTAGCTGTCGCAGCTTTCGCAGCAGCGCCGTGGCGTATCCCTGGCCGGGGACCGGTCAGCGTCCCTGGTGGTCCGTCGTGTGTTCCGGGCCGTCCGTCAGGAACGCGGTGACGGCGCGGTGGTGGTCGGTGGTGGCGGCCACCACCGCGGCCAGGGGCCGGAGGGCGGAGTCAGCAGAGCGGACGCCGCCGTCGAGGTAGCGGCGTACGACGTCCTCAGCGGCGAGCCCGGCGAAGACACTCACGTCGACACCGGCACTGACGACGCGTCGCAGCGGTTCGACCAGCTGGACGAGGTGACCGCGGCGTTGTGGGAGGCCGTGGCGGCCGGCCCGGAGGCGCGCTGAAAAATCTTGAGTGAGTCACCGGCATTCGCTGTACGTTGAGCGGAAGCGCCGCACCGGTGGCGCTTCCGTGGCCGGCCGAACTTCGTGCGGTGCCGCTACTGCGTCGAGAAGGGGCCGGGAGCCGGCGCGATCGTACTGCGCCCTGCTTCGCCCGCATTCCCGCAGTGCGCCGCTGTGCACCGGACACGGTAGACACCCGTAGTCCAGAAGCCATTTCGAGGTGTGCCCACGATGTTCCTGACCATCACCACCACCGGCACCCCGGACCGCCCCGCCACCGATCTCGGCTTCCTGCTGCACAAGCACCCCGACAAATCGCAGGCGTTCTCGACGTCCTACGGCACGGCGCACGTCCTCTACCCCGAGGCGGATGCCCGGCGCTGTACGGCCGCGCTGCTGCTGGAGGTCGACGCGGTGGCGCTGGTGCGGCGGGGGAAGGGCAAGGGGCGTGGAGGGGCGCCCGACGCGGCGCTCGCGCAGTACGTCAACGACCGCCCGTATGCGGCGTCCTCGCTGCTCGCCGTGGCGCTGAGCAGCGTGTTCTCCAGCGCGATGAAGGGCACCTGCCACGCCCGCCCCGAGCTGCCGGCACAGCCGCGCCCGCTGCGTGTCGAGGTGCCCGCGCTGCCCGCGCGCGGCGGCCCGGCGCTCGTACGACGGCTCTTCGAACCGCTGGGCTGGGCGGTCCGCGTCGACGCGGTGCCACTGGACACCGCGTTCCCCGACTGGGGCGACTCGCGGTACGTGCGCCTCGTGCTGGACTCCGAGA
Coding sequences:
- a CDS encoding YcnI family protein, translating into MSTARTALRRAGVVTALAAAGVLTAAGVASAHVTVHPDSYAKGATDGVLSFRVPNEEDTASTTKVQVFLPTDHPVLGVLVSPPQSGWTAKVTNTKLKTPVKTDDGTITDAVSEITWTGGKIGAGQYQDFNVAFGQLPDNTDQLTFKTLQTYSDGKTVRWIEEAQSGGDEPENPAPVLKLTAKGAEEGGTPAASAKASNSSGSAGSPASASAGSSDSTARGLGVAGLVVGVLGLAAAAFALVRNRSNRAE
- a CDS encoding cell division protein SepF, whose amino-acid sequence is MNSHDITDEQWQGLAQVVPLRGRDAWPSSVDHRSMPDADTELRRRFVVLRVNVFADAREVAETLMAGIPVLLDLSSAETEVAKRVLDFSTGVVFGLASGMHRVDRNVFLLTPADTEVTDLMESARASGT
- a CDS encoding ATP-binding protein, which translates into the protein MTMPSAPSAPSLSPAPPQPVGDRPRPSRPCATELRLSAFAGHRRAGFALGPVTLFAGGSGCGKTSALRAYEALARLGGGAEVGEVFPDASACVPDRARPDAQRRRGFRIGCTVDGPEGAVRLDVAVQAEPELRIVGERLTAGGLVLLETALRDPSRRTVQAAWHTAGSASVTRAPLPDDRLGTALLPLRVAGKTDGQRRVLAAAEQMVVALRSVFACDPRPGRMRAPVPMGSGRLLGGCDNLADVLSRTRAECGRRHAQLVDAVRAGCAGPVADMLAEPLGDGTVRALLDRGDGFMTALRQLGDGELRYAALALVLLTGPGVLEVDAAGEVPAAMQTLTVLADGFDRSLDPRQRQELLRLAVRMGARGHIRVVAAVSDASWAAGTDGVTVVHLEP
- a CDS encoding nucleotide pyrophosphohydrolase: MTDHQGGPPHESPHASAHEPLDVVKLQRRLADFAAARNWQPYHTPKNLVAALSVEASELVEIFQWLTPEQSARVMEEPDTAHRVRDEVADVLAYLLQLCEVLGVDPLEALNAKIDRNERRFPAP
- a CDS encoding DUF6099 family protein, whose translation is MDAVWLIVTSRRALAGSGGAPETMTEVWQAHALAQAIGSRLAVSGPPELRGEALGLTELAGRGCGVLDTPHLATEDLRAAQLTDLGDARQALLCLGGLLGEVGIALVGLACAADDEGTYWQCMEAIDAADESRDRVQQMLRKLADRDEALPETGRRQALPEREAG
- a CDS encoding LLM class F420-dependent oxidoreductase encodes the protein MDLRIFTEPQQGASYDTLLAVAKATEDLGFDAFFRSDHYVRMGSGDGLPGPTDAWITLAGLARETKRIRLGTLMTAGTFRLPGVLAIQVAQVDQMSGGRVELGLGAGWFEEEHKAYGIPFPKEKVGRLEEQLEIVTGLWRTKTGDTFDFHGKYYDLTDSPALPKPAQDRIPVLIGGHGATRTPRLAARHADEFNMPFASVEDSERQFGRVRAAAEKAGRRPDDLTYSNALVVCVGKDDQEVARRAAAIGREVDELKANGLAGTPSEVADKIGRYAEIGSRRLYLQVLDLADLDHLELISSQVQSQLS